One genomic window of Blastopirellula retiformator includes the following:
- a CDS encoding DUF2500 family protein, whose translation MNCKSCGAHAPADARFCHYCGGQIESPSPQSPSRADIFARIKASPQYRESQSPERLGKLPTPSAAPKALFTVFSYLVAGKLALAVIAPVGFLLFVIFFFVAGGARSPQSFFLIAFVLALFLLAVMVVVGVGMSLLVKKLGGHVFSGVFKKQEELENASIEVQPAIVVAKRTHVWGGIGDSSAKTNYYATFELEDGSRHEFALWYGTMYGRIAEEDAGVLFSRVDYAADFDLVTL comes from the coding sequence GTGAACTGTAAAAGCTGCGGAGCCCATGCACCGGCGGATGCCCGGTTTTGCCATTACTGCGGGGGGCAGATCGAGTCTCCCTCGCCGCAATCGCCTAGCCGCGCTGACATCTTTGCGCGCATCAAAGCCTCGCCGCAGTACCGGGAAAGTCAATCGCCAGAACGGCTGGGGAAATTGCCGACGCCGAGCGCTGCGCCTAAGGCGCTGTTCACGGTCTTTTCGTACCTGGTGGCAGGCAAGCTGGCGTTGGCGGTGATCGCGCCGGTCGGCTTTCTGCTATTCGTAATCTTCTTTTTTGTCGCTGGCGGCGCCCGCAGCCCGCAATCGTTCTTTCTAATCGCCTTCGTACTCGCCTTATTTTTGCTGGCGGTCATGGTGGTCGTCGGCGTTGGCATGAGTTTGCTCGTGAAAAAATTGGGCGGGCACGTTTTCTCCGGCGTCTTCAAAAAACAGGAAGAGCTTGAGAACGCGTCGATCGAAGTCCAGCCGGCGATCGTCGTCGCCAAGCGGACGCATGTCTGGGGAGGCATAGGGGATAGTTCGGCGAAGACCAACTACTACGCCACGTTTGAACTGGAAGATGGATCGCGTCACGAGTTCGCCCTCTGGTATGGCACGATGTATGGCCGCATCGCCGAGGAGGACGCCGGGGTGTTGTTTTCCCGCGTCGACTATGCGGCTGATTTTGATCTGGTCACGCTCTGA
- a CDS encoding CHASE domain-containing protein, translating into MRTETIQTGENRASTIDVAWLIIAARVLLSLCLGVSLLVLIAWPAAWTSLRSVVDGLPTMKVNTAIGLALLSLAGLLRTQAICSTCRFHCAGKFCALLAVLLGSACLIQDIADVDLGINTLISADPVSVAAGQTPGLMSPGTALGTVLLGIGIFFYRGRGQWLGIGMTLGGGLVGVVGIVIFLSRASGMRDHHFYSTSALHTEMVLAAISAGVLLSLRGLSLAAEEEDGTNLKKEMRRARPLVALVCVTLAVGLLVTGFLVRDSQRHIRNTNHTLFLKRSELLTEEIQRRANLCVYGLKGARGMYAGSEHVSRDGFKSYVDSRDLPAEFPGAIGFGMIQRVPRDEIQQFIAAERADNAPDFDVLSLGDESIAYVIQHIYPLEPNRRAWGYDVGSETTRRTAIEKAIRTGEPTITGMIHLLQDDKIRAGFLYYVPIYENGSSTRTPEERQANLAGVLYAPIILERSLDHMGDLVNAGLDFEIFDGDQLAQQSQLYDHDGHLKDEPGQHDDGTDYSGRMFVNIARIPVGGRTWTIRTSTLPPFEAEVDRVTPAFFGFGGVALSLMLAGIVWAMGLSQARALALAEDMTHELRISEQTANHAAEEAERLAKIVRRTSNAVVITDVDGRIEWVNDGFTRLSGYELNEAFGKRPSELLYGPNSNPDAVERLSDALRLRASTNAEIVNYAKDGREYVVAIESAPLTDSSGALTGYMLIESDITEKCAAENRLKALNTELTMAHQEAKRASRIKSEFLANMSHEIRTPMTAIIGFSDMLLDDEVSNEDRKKAVSTIQRNGTHLLELINDILDLSKVEAGKFDIELRPMDPAMALRDLEELMSDRAHAQKNRLTFKTVGELPKSILCDSTRLKQALLNLVGNAIKFTKNGVVRVSTRCDVEREQLIFEISDSGIGMSDEQMQHVFQPFRQADASMTRKFGGTGLGLAITKQIAILLGGDVTATSELGKGSTFTLSIGTGDLAAAAASAEDEPIAKTQPQTADASSLKLSGRILLVEDGPDNRKLISFILKKAGAEVTTAENGKLGLDAALKAWQADNPHDVILMDMQMPVMDGYTATELLRSAGYKGQIIALTAHAMRGDVNKCLDAGCDAYLTKPIERRSFLAEIATRINTLSPEQRPVDA; encoded by the coding sequence ATGCGAACTGAAACAATCCAGACGGGAGAGAACCGCGCGTCGACGATCGACGTCGCCTGGTTGATCATCGCCGCACGAGTCTTGCTGAGCCTCTGCCTGGGCGTCTCGCTGCTGGTGCTGATCGCTTGGCCGGCGGCCTGGACGTCGCTACGCAGCGTCGTCGACGGCCTGCCGACGATGAAGGTCAACACGGCGATCGGCCTGGCGCTGCTCTCACTGGCGGGGCTGCTGCGCACCCAGGCGATTTGCTCAACCTGTCGATTCCACTGCGCCGGCAAGTTCTGCGCGCTGTTGGCCGTCCTGTTGGGATCGGCCTGCTTGATTCAGGACATCGCTGATGTCGATCTGGGAATCAATACGCTGATATCCGCCGACCCGGTCTCGGTTGCGGCAGGACAGACGCCGGGGCTGATGTCTCCGGGGACGGCGCTGGGAACTGTGCTGCTAGGGATCGGCATCTTCTTCTATCGCGGCCGCGGGCAATGGCTCGGAATCGGAATGACGCTGGGGGGCGGCCTTGTCGGCGTGGTCGGCATCGTCATTTTCCTGTCGCGGGCCAGCGGCATGCGGGATCATCACTTTTATTCGACCTCGGCGCTGCATACGGAGATGGTGCTGGCGGCGATCTCGGCTGGCGTCTTGCTGTCGCTCCGCGGACTAAGTCTCGCCGCCGAAGAAGAGGATGGGACGAACCTGAAGAAAGAAATGCGACGTGCCCGACCTTTGGTCGCGCTCGTCTGCGTCACGCTGGCGGTCGGGCTGCTGGTGACCGGCTTTCTCGTTCGCGACTCGCAGCGTCATATTCGCAATACGAACCACACCTTGTTCCTGAAACGGAGCGAGCTGTTGACCGAAGAGATCCAGCGCCGCGCCAACCTGTGCGTTTACGGACTGAAAGGCGCCCGCGGGATGTACGCGGGCAGCGAACATGTGAGCCGGGACGGGTTCAAGTCTTATGTCGACTCCCGCGACCTGCCGGCCGAATTCCCAGGGGCGATCGGCTTCGGCATGATTCAGCGCGTGCCGCGTGACGAGATCCAACAATTCATTGCAGCCGAACGAGCCGACAACGCTCCCGACTTCGACGTCCTTTCGCTCGGTGACGAGTCGATCGCCTACGTGATCCAGCACATCTATCCCTTAGAGCCCAATCGTCGGGCATGGGGTTATGACGTCGGGTCTGAGACGACTCGCCGGACGGCGATCGAAAAAGCGATTCGCACGGGGGAACCGACAATCACCGGCATGATTCATCTATTGCAAGACGATAAGATCCGCGCCGGTTTTCTCTACTATGTTCCGATCTACGAGAATGGGTCAAGCACTCGGACCCCCGAGGAACGCCAAGCCAACTTGGCCGGGGTGCTTTACGCGCCGATCATTCTGGAGCGCAGTCTGGATCATATGGGCGATCTAGTCAATGCGGGTCTCGATTTTGAAATTTTTGATGGCGACCAATTGGCGCAGCAATCGCAACTGTATGATCACGACGGCCATTTAAAAGATGAGCCAGGCCAACACGACGACGGAACCGACTATTCAGGCCGCATGTTCGTCAACATTGCCCGAATTCCGGTTGGTGGCCGGACGTGGACCATCAGGACGAGCACGCTCCCGCCGTTTGAAGCGGAAGTTGATCGCGTCACCCCGGCGTTCTTTGGTTTTGGGGGGGTGGCGCTTAGCTTGATGCTGGCCGGCATCGTGTGGGCGATGGGTCTGAGTCAGGCCCGGGCCTTGGCGCTGGCCGAAGACATGACGCACGAACTGCGAATCAGCGAGCAAACGGCAAATCACGCCGCCGAAGAGGCGGAACGGCTGGCGAAGATCGTCCGCCGCACCAGCAACGCCGTCGTCATTACGGACGTCGACGGCCGAATCGAATGGGTCAACGACGGCTTCACTCGACTGAGCGGATACGAGCTGAACGAGGCGTTCGGCAAACGTCCGAGCGAACTGTTGTACGGCCCGAACAGCAATCCGGATGCGGTCGAGCGGCTCAGCGATGCGCTGCGTCTGCGCGCTTCGACCAATGCCGAAATCGTCAACTACGCCAAAGATGGCCGCGAGTACGTCGTCGCCATCGAAAGCGCACCGCTGACGGATTCTAGCGGCGCGTTGACCGGCTACATGCTGATCGAAAGCGACATCACCGAAAAATGCGCCGCCGAAAATCGCTTGAAGGCGCTGAACACCGAATTGACGATGGCCCATCAGGAAGCGAAACGGGCCAGCCGAATCAAGAGCGAATTCTTGGCGAACATGAGCCACGAAATCCGCACCCCGATGACCGCCATCATCGGCTTTAGCGACATGCTGCTGGATGACGAAGTCTCGAACGAAGATCGCAAGAAGGCGGTCAGCACCATTCAGCGCAACGGCACGCACCTGTTGGAACTGATCAACGACATTCTCGATCTCTCGAAGGTCGAAGCGGGCAAGTTCGACATCGAGCTTCGTCCGATGGACCCGGCCATGGCGCTGCGCGACTTGGAAGAGCTGATGAGCGACCGCGCCCATGCTCAGAAGAACCGCCTTACGTTCAAGACGGTGGGCGAGCTGCCGAAGTCGATCCTCTGCGATTCGACCCGCCTGAAGCAAGCGCTATTGAACCTGGTGGGTAACGCGATCAAGTTCACCAAGAACGGCGTGGTTCGAGTTTCCACTCGCTGCGACGTCGAACGTGAACAGTTGATTTTTGAGATTTCCGACAGCGGCATCGGCATGTCGGACGAGCAGATGCAGCACGTCTTTCAGCCGTTCCGTCAGGCCGACGCCTCGATGACGCGCAAATTTGGCGGTACCGGCCTTGGCTTAGCGATTACCAAGCAGATCGCGATTCTGCTGGGGGGCGACGTCACCGCGACGAGCGAGCTGGGCAAAGGGAGCACGTTCACTTTGTCGATCGGAACCGGCGATCTGGCGGCGGCCGCAGCTAGCGCCGAAGACGAACCGATCGCCAAGACCCAGCCGCAGACTGCCGACGCGTCTTCACTGAAACTATCGGGTCGCATCCTGTTGGTCGAAGACGGGCCCGACAACCGCAAGCTGATTAGCTTTATCTTAAAGAAGGCTGGTGCCGAAGTGACGACCGCCGAAAACGGCAAACTTGGTCTGGACGCGGCCCTGAAAGCCTGGCAAGCCGACAATCCGCATGACGTCATCCTGATGGACATGCAGATGCCGGTCATGGACGGCTATACCGCGACCGAACTGCTGCGCAGCGCGGGTTACAAAGGACAGATCATCGCGCTGACCGCCCATGCGATGCGAGGCGACGTCAACAAGTGCCTCGACGCCGGGTGCGACGCGTACCTGACCAAGCCGATCGAACGCCGGTCGTTCCTGGCCGAGATCGCCACCCGGATCAACACGTTGTCGCCGGAACAACGCCCGGTCGACGCCTAA
- a CDS encoding FMN-dependent NADH-azoreductase codes for MAKLLYLESSPRKDRSASIAVAKEFLAKYQEAHPADEVDTWDLWSTSLPEFDGDVLNAKYQILHGQEHTPEQAAAWKAVTDVFERFNSADKYVMSVPMWNFAIPYKLKHFIDVIAQPGLAFSFSPETGYSGLVTGKPITVIYARGGDYSSSEQMQAIDYQKAYLEFLLGFIGFTDIKNILVEPTLAAPEVAGQAKDSAKQQAAQIVASF; via the coding sequence ATGGCCAAATTGCTCTATCTCGAATCGTCTCCCCGTAAAGACCGCTCGGCGTCGATCGCCGTCGCGAAGGAGTTCCTAGCGAAGTACCAAGAGGCGCATCCGGCGGACGAGGTCGACACGTGGGACTTGTGGTCGACTTCGCTGCCGGAGTTTGATGGCGATGTCCTGAACGCCAAGTATCAGATCCTGCATGGGCAAGAACATACGCCGGAACAGGCTGCCGCGTGGAAGGCCGTCACCGACGTCTTTGAGCGGTTCAACTCGGCCGACAAGTACGTCATGAGCGTCCCGATGTGGAACTTCGCCATTCCGTACAAGCTAAAGCACTTCATTGACGTTATCGCCCAGCCGGGGCTGGCGTTCAGCTTTTCGCCAGAGACCGGCTATTCAGGCCTGGTAACCGGCAAGCCGATCACGGTGATCTACGCGCGCGGCGGCGACTATTCCTCCAGCGAGCAGATGCAGGCGATCGACTACCAGAAGGCGTATCTCGAGTTCCTGCTCGGCTTCATCGGCTTCACCGACATCAAAAACATCCTGGTCGAGCCGACGTTGGCGGCGCCGGAAGTCGCAGGCCAAGCCAAGGACTCGGCCAAACAACAAGCGGCCCAAATCGTGGCCAGCTTCTAA
- a CDS encoding TM2 domain-containing protein, which yields MNQGNTHSLLIGYICWIFGFFGAHRFYYGRPITGTIWFFTLGLFFIGWIVDLFLIPSMDRAADRRYAAGRIDYNVAWILLVIPVVGTLGAHRLYMGKWITAIIWFLTGGLFLVGWLYDLWTLNSQVDEVNRTPV from the coding sequence ATGAATCAAGGAAATACCCACTCGCTGCTCATTGGCTATATCTGCTGGATCTTCGGATTCTTCGGCGCGCACCGGTTTTACTACGGGCGTCCGATCACCGGGACGATCTGGTTTTTCACGCTTGGGCTCTTTTTCATCGGCTGGATCGTCGACCTGTTTCTGATCCCATCGATGGATCGGGCCGCCGATCGCCGCTATGCCGCAGGCCGCATCGATTACAATGTCGCTTGGATCCTGCTGGTGATTCCGGTGGTCGGCACCTTGGGCGCCCATCGCCTGTACATGGGCAAATGGATCACCGCGATCATCTGGTTTTTGACCGGCGGCCTCTTCCTGGTTGGCTGGCTGTATGACCTGTGGACCCTCAACTCGCAGGTCGACGAAGTGAACCGCACGCCTGTGTGA
- a CDS encoding DUF2500 family protein encodes MKCDSCSADVSLDSTQCEFCGTYVRRDVEAPASTSAASRSEIFARIKDSPQFQDAVLGQSLDTPPVPASMFMQTGFLVIFCCGAGFVTIMFATLAGAMWILPLGMLLIGLFGLYKSSSTAYTYATASAIAIPAIVAAKRVEMRGKNGTLAHYYATFEYENGERDEFPIWEQELFGKLAEEDAGVLIRRSKVAAGFRRVAM; translated from the coding sequence ATGAAATGCGATAGCTGCAGCGCCGACGTTTCTCTCGACTCGACCCAGTGCGAGTTCTGTGGAACGTATGTTCGTCGCGACGTAGAGGCCCCCGCTTCGACATCAGCCGCGTCCCGTAGCGAGATATTCGCCCGTATCAAAGACTCTCCTCAGTTTCAAGACGCAGTGCTGGGTCAGTCGCTCGATACGCCGCCGGTTCCGGCTTCGATGTTTATGCAGACCGGGTTCCTGGTCATCTTCTGCTGCGGCGCCGGTTTTGTGACGATCATGTTCGCCACCCTGGCTGGCGCGATGTGGATCCTTCCGCTCGGCATGCTGTTGATCGGGCTGTTCGGCCTCTATAAATCGAGTTCGACCGCCTACACTTACGCCACGGCCTCCGCCATCGCCATTCCGGCGATCGTCGCCGCCAAGCGGGTCGAAATGCGCGGCAAGAACGGCACGCTCGCCCACTACTACGCCACGTTCGAGTACGAAAATGGGGAGCGAGACGAGTTCCCGATCTGGGAGCAAGAGCTGTTCGGCAAGCTGGCCGAAGAGGACGCCGGCGTTTTGATTCGCCGCAGCAAAGTGGCGGCCGGATTTCGCCGCGTGGCGATGTAA
- the pth2 gene encoding aminoacyl-tRNA hydrolase produces the protein MTTSEPTNASGRHAEDAALLARFEAQSIPREEWTHRRHFQVAYLYLTQAPYEEALAKIRSGIQALNVAFGGENRPEDGYHETITVAYTQLIRQRLAVDSFVDSEDFCRRNPDLLKKNALLRHYSAELLKSPEARQQFVAADVHPLDSSFSATGETTQVKQVIVMRHDLGMRRGKQIAQGAHASMAFLCYRMFEGSVTIADFGPAQQAWLSGHFAKVCCRVNSEQELLDIYNAAKAAGLEVHLITDSGRTEFHGQPTNTCLAIGPDTAEKIDPITGHLQLL, from the coding sequence ATGACGACAAGCGAACCAACCAACGCCAGCGGCCGTCACGCAGAAGACGCCGCTTTGCTGGCTCGCTTCGAGGCCCAGTCCATTCCGCGCGAAGAGTGGACGCACCGCCGCCACTTTCAGGTCGCTTACCTCTACCTGACCCAGGCGCCCTACGAAGAAGCGCTCGCCAAAATCCGTAGCGGCATCCAAGCGTTAAATGTCGCGTTCGGCGGCGAAAATAGGCCAGAGGACGGCTATCACGAGACGATCACCGTCGCCTACACCCAGCTGATCCGCCAACGCCTGGCGGTTGATAGCTTTGTCGACAGCGAAGACTTCTGCCGCCGCAATCCCGATCTACTGAAAAAGAACGCGCTGCTCCGCCACTACTCGGCCGAACTGCTCAAATCGCCCGAAGCGCGCCAGCAGTTTGTCGCGGCCGACGTCCACCCGCTCGATTCGTCCTTCAGCGCCACCGGCGAGACGACGCAAGTCAAACAGGTGATCGTGATGCGGCACGACCTGGGGATGCGGCGCGGCAAGCAGATCGCCCAAGGCGCCCACGCGTCGATGGCCTTCCTGTGCTATCGCATGTTTGAGGGGTCCGTAACGATCGCAGATTTCGGCCCGGCGCAGCAGGCCTGGCTCTCGGGACATTTCGCCAAAGTGTGCTGCCGGGTCAACAGCGAGCAGGAATTGCTCGACATTTACAACGCCGCCAAAGCGGCCGGGCTCGAAGTTCACCTGATCACCGACAGCGGCCGGACCGAATTTCATGGCCAGCCGACCAACACCTGTCTGGCGATCGGCCCCGACACGGCCGAAAAAATCGACCCGATTACGGGACATCTGCAACTGTTATAA
- a CDS encoding putative signal transducing protein: MNDVNWTEVMTTYDESQAEVIKIALAEEDIPCTIENAHQGGFTGVFQARVLVPENFVHAAKKLLESHKET, encoded by the coding sequence ATGAACGACGTCAATTGGACCGAAGTGATGACCACCTACGACGAAAGTCAGGCCGAAGTCATCAAGATCGCGCTGGCCGAGGAAGATATCCCCTGCACGATCGAAAACGCCCACCAAGGGGGCTTCACCGGCGTCTTCCAGGCTCGCGTCCTGGTCCCGGAGAACTTCGTTCACGCCGCCAAAAAATTGCTCGAGTCCCACAAAGAGACCTAA
- a CDS encoding ATP-binding protein: MEDRFKTLRENCYGRRELQETLQQKYDLAAADAPQFVVLLGPTGFGKTRLAQELYRWLATERDPATPDCPHGYWPDSFVSDREKDSVNPRFDEIAKPKIPFLWWGLRFREEAEPWEALNESLHWLGVHSVQMAQHREMRNQDMAAWYQLFGMGVTIAGLVPILSTATNWISLAKEAYDVVQRNAERSAKQIDERESVAAANARINAERAQQILNTLGMFLDSQGSDASTVPVVLMLDDAHWMDANALQIVRQLWTQATANHQKLLIVATHWDDEWKLHLRGNTANERGAQKLAQFVSYLSSDSPQNVTLASVGPVATTALRKWVACVFPALTEQQSQLLIDKARALEQNADGDATEAGSPRVLEEMMKWLLERPNRFFEDGDCNGKLLPSAIEEIQTTIHDLRDIVKQRFLGLSSDLRLTLGWSSLQGLRFLNELSFAVAEQLDFGPDKREFAVLIQRAEDPHGWVERLRQQNIDPGRFNLCEFRSNVFCEVVQNNLDFPRSQEIAIRSAITETLNIWMLEGRFDCPQSVGENGNNELRINDEDLTIPERRDALRMAITRFRPVNPTEAMSEDWSRYGSALVRLIQIDTSGPLWGEPIFWEQAERTAIEFANARPQGWPLEAVEVSQQILVADVLRDMHEFDLAFSILESLNHQLSRTEIARTRALVAERLAIVSQRRGDLADAMVLYQESLGLCRGIVTEFGRSPQSLRDVSVSLDKTADMMRALGLGTLEIAGETYQAIDLYVESLGLRRGIVTEFGRSPESLRDIFVSQSRFVVLAIADEQPNGAIEPLRECLKILDEIEARGWADSRTVADRNWADSMVNALLNNGDSDESS; this comes from the coding sequence ATGGAAGATAGATTTAAAACTCTGCGGGAGAATTGCTACGGCCGGCGGGAACTTCAAGAGACTCTGCAGCAAAAGTATGACTTGGCAGCGGCAGACGCTCCACAGTTTGTAGTACTGCTTGGCCCTACCGGATTCGGCAAGACCCGGCTTGCCCAGGAACTCTACCGCTGGCTGGCGACTGAGCGAGATCCAGCGACGCCCGATTGCCCGCACGGTTATTGGCCCGATTCGTTCGTCAGCGATCGAGAAAAGGACAGCGTCAATCCTCGATTTGACGAAATTGCGAAACCCAAGATTCCATTCTTATGGTGGGGACTTCGTTTCCGTGAGGAAGCGGAACCTTGGGAAGCGTTGAACGAATCGCTGCATTGGCTCGGCGTTCATTCCGTTCAGATGGCGCAGCATCGCGAGATGCGAAACCAGGACATGGCCGCTTGGTATCAGCTCTTTGGAATGGGCGTTACCATCGCCGGTTTGGTTCCTATCCTGAGTACCGCGACCAATTGGATCTCGCTGGCCAAGGAAGCGTACGATGTGGTTCAAAGAAACGCCGAGCGGTCGGCCAAGCAAATCGATGAGCGAGAATCGGTGGCGGCTGCCAACGCACGCATTAACGCCGAGCGTGCGCAGCAGATCCTCAACACGCTCGGCATGTTTCTTGACTCGCAGGGTTCAGATGCGTCCACGGTTCCCGTAGTTTTGATGCTTGACGACGCGCATTGGATGGATGCGAATGCGCTGCAAATCGTGCGTCAACTCTGGACGCAAGCGACGGCGAATCATCAAAAGTTGCTGATCGTCGCGACGCATTGGGATGACGAATGGAAGCTCCATCTGCGCGGCAATACAGCCAACGAGCGAGGAGCACAAAAACTGGCGCAATTCGTCTCGTATTTATCAAGTGACAGCCCACAGAACGTGACGTTAGCGTCGGTCGGCCCAGTCGCAACTACGGCACTGCGTAAGTGGGTCGCCTGCGTTTTTCCAGCGCTGACCGAGCAACAAAGTCAACTTTTGATTGACAAAGCGCGCGCGCTGGAGCAGAACGCCGACGGAGATGCAACCGAAGCAGGCAGTCCACGTGTCCTAGAAGAGATGATGAAGTGGCTGTTGGAACGCCCTAATCGCTTCTTTGAGGATGGCGATTGCAATGGAAAATTACTTCCATCAGCAATCGAAGAAATTCAAACAACGATTCATGACCTCCGCGACATTGTCAAACAGCGATTTTTGGGACTATCCAGCGATCTCCGATTGACGCTCGGATGGAGCAGTCTGCAAGGGCTTCGGTTCTTGAACGAGTTATCGTTCGCCGTGGCGGAGCAGCTTGATTTTGGTCCTGATAAACGCGAATTCGCTGTATTGATTCAACGCGCCGAAGATCCGCACGGCTGGGTGGAACGCCTGCGTCAGCAAAACATCGATCCAGGGCGTTTCAACCTTTGTGAATTCCGGTCAAACGTCTTCTGTGAAGTGGTTCAAAACAATCTCGATTTTCCCCGCAGCCAGGAGATTGCGATCCGGTCTGCGATAACCGAGACGTTGAACATTTGGATGTTGGAGGGGCGTTTTGATTGTCCTCAGTCAGTAGGTGAGAACGGGAACAATGAATTGCGAATTAACGATGAGGATCTAACGATTCCCGAGCGGCGCGACGCCCTGCGGATGGCGATCACCCGCTTTCGCCCGGTCAATCCAACCGAAGCGATGTCCGAAGATTGGTCGCGATACGGCAGCGCGCTAGTCCGCTTGATCCAAATCGATACGTCCGGCCCTCTCTGGGGAGAACCGATTTTTTGGGAGCAGGCGGAAAGAACGGCGATCGAATTCGCCAACGCCCGCCCGCAGGGGTGGCCGCTCGAAGCTGTCGAAGTTAGTCAGCAAATCCTCGTCGCTGATGTACTTCGTGACATGCACGAATTCGACCTCGCCTTTTCGATCTTAGAATCGCTTAATCACCAATTGTCTCGAACGGAAATAGCTCGGACGCGTGCCCTAGTCGCGGAACGTCTGGCGATAGTTTCCCAGCGGCGCGGTGATCTAGCCGACGCAATGGTACTTTACCAGGAGAGCCTGGGACTTTGCCGCGGGATCGTGACGGAGTTCGGTCGTTCGCCCCAGTCGCTGCGGGACGTGAGCGTGTCGCTGGACAAGACGGCGGACATGATGCGTGCGCTCGGTCTTGGTACGCTGGAAATCGCGGGGGAGACGTACCAGGCGATCGACCTGTACGTGGAGAGCCTAGGACTTCGCCGCGGGATCGTGACGGAGTTCGGTCGTTCGCCGGAGTCGTTGCGGGACATTTTCGTTTCTCAGTCCAGATTCGTTGTACTAGCGATCGCTGACGAGCAACCTAACGGCGCCATCGAACCACTGCGAGAATGCCTAAAAATTCTCGACGAAATTGAGGCACGGGGCTGGGCGGATAGTCGGACCGTGGCGGATCGTAATTGGGCGGATTCCATGGTGAATGCGTTATTGAATAATGGAGACTCGGACGAATCATCCTGA
- a CDS encoding VOC family protein, which translates to MHVSPYLFFNGNCREALAFYAELFGATVEAMFPYAGSPSEEQVSADFRDKIMHACLTVGETHLMASDCPPEVYDKMQGMKVSLALADPTEAERIFAGLSQQGDIEMPLQETFWAYRFGMVTDRFGTPWMINCGKPEMDR; encoded by the coding sequence ATGCACGTCAGTCCCTATCTGTTCTTCAATGGCAATTGTCGAGAAGCGCTTGCGTTTTACGCCGAGTTGTTCGGCGCGACCGTCGAGGCGATGTTTCCCTACGCGGGCTCTCCATCCGAAGAGCAAGTCTCGGCCGACTTTCGCGACAAGATCATGCATGCTTGCCTGACGGTGGGCGAGACGCACTTGATGGCGTCCGATTGCCCGCCCGAGGTTTACGACAAGATGCAAGGAATGAAGGTCTCGCTGGCGCTGGCCGATCCAACCGAAGCGGAGCGGATCTTCGCCGGACTGTCGCAGCAAGGCGATATCGAGATGCCGCTGCAAGAGACGTTTTGGGCGTATCGGTTCGGCATGGTGACCGACCGATTCGGCACTCCCTGGATGATCAACTGCGGCAAGCCCGAAATGGATCGCTAA
- a CDS encoding transporter, which produces MLFSLFAWWTIVMKRTCIGLLVLGSLAAALEARAQFPLESIAEQAFTPTEQEPGEEDEIETDRDSFTPATSVVGYGHTVVESAYTFIDNRTVKETHSFPEIVTRIGVTDNIELRIGWNYEVGGAGNPVSGNAPDDFEEEGAAELEEESRLLYGGKFQLTQQCDWTPRTALILQGFTPTSGEANDSDFSTTYVGGWQFCEGWEWDSAIRYSTSSAEEDHFNVWAPSTVLKVPVGAGWKAHAEYFGIFTEGRETESVQHYFSPGFHYLVTPNFELGVRVGWGLNDQSPNFFSNFGGGVRF; this is translated from the coding sequence GTGCTGTTCTCGCTGTTTGCATGGTGGACGATTGTGATGAAACGGACCTGCATCGGTTTATTGGTTCTGGGCAGCCTGGCGGCGGCGCTGGAGGCGCGAGCGCAGTTTCCGCTGGAGAGCATTGCCGAGCAGGCCTTTACGCCGACCGAGCAAGAGCCGGGCGAAGAAGACGAGATCGAAACCGACCGCGATTCATTTACGCCGGCGACCAGCGTGGTCGGCTATGGGCATACGGTGGTCGAGTCGGCCTATACGTTTATCGACAACCGGACCGTCAAAGAGACGCATAGTTTTCCGGAGATCGTCACCCGCATCGGCGTGACCGACAACATCGAGCTGCGGATCGGCTGGAACTACGAAGTCGGGGGCGCCGGCAACCCAGTCTCGGGCAATGCGCCGGACGACTTTGAAGAAGAAGGCGCGGCCGAGTTAGAGGAAGAGAGTCGTCTGTTGTACGGCGGCAAGTTCCAACTGACTCAGCAATGCGATTGGACGCCGCGGACGGCGTTGATCTTGCAAGGCTTTACGCCGACCAGCGGCGAGGCGAATGACAGCGATTTCTCGACCACCTACGTCGGAGGTTGGCAGTTTTGCGAGGGCTGGGAGTGGGACTCCGCGATTCGCTACAGCACCAGCAGCGCCGAAGAGGACCATTTCAACGTATGGGCGCCTTCGACCGTTCTGAAAGTCCCGGTCGGCGCAGGCTGGAAGGCGCATGCCGAATACTTTGGGATCTTTACCGAGGGGCGGGAGACGGAAAGCGTACAGCACTATTTCAGCCCCGGCTTCCACTACCTGGTCACCCCAAATTTTGAGCTGGGGGTCCGTGTTGGCTGGGGCCTGAACGACCAATCGCCCAACTTCTTCAGCAACTTTGGGGGCGGGGTCCGGTTCTAA